A part of Miscanthus floridulus cultivar M001 chromosome 6, ASM1932011v1, whole genome shotgun sequence genomic DNA contains:
- the LOC136458113 gene encoding rhomboid-like protein 14, mitochondrial, giving the protein MGSGMSRGRRRSFGAGASGGMLPLLALQVLIEYGRAGASRPPVTAALLAANALIYLRPGALDGILPSLTRVSFNPRLIIEYGDLVRFFLSPFYHLSESHLFYNMTSLLWKGIQLETSMGSVEFASMVAVLLGLSQGITLLLSKGLLLLGDYTAYYNQYAVGFSGVLFAMKVVLNAWSEDFVYLHGMVIPAKYAAWAELILIQVFIPGTSFLGHLSGILAGLVYLWLKCALNGPDPVTLLMSSIAKVVTWPVRFAQNLLWSAHSQGRFTGQGRVGRRQSARDTPRGLWRCSACTYDNSVSTDICEMCSTAREDHAFSQRQDHQAGGNGELSVDEIRRRRLQRFNR; this is encoded by the exons ATGGGGTCCGGCATGAGCCGCGGCCGGCGGCGCAGCTTCGGTGCCGGGGCGTCGGGAGGGATGCTGCCACTGCTGGCGCTTCAGGTTCTGATCGAATACGGCCGCGCGGGCGCCTCCCGGCCGCCCGTGACGGCGGCGTTGCTTGCCGCCAACGCGCTCATCTATCTCCGCCCCGGCGCGCTCGACGGGATCCTGCCCTCGCTCACGCGCGTCTCCTTCAACCCGCGGCTCATCATCGAG TATGGTGACTTGGTGCGCTTCTTCTTGTCACCGTTCTACCACTTGAGTGAAAGCCACCTGTTTTACAACATGACATCGCTCCTATGGAAGGGCATTCAGCTTGAAACATCCATGGGTAGTGTCGAGTTTGCTTCCATGGTTGCTGTATTGCTTGGTCTGTCACAGGGTATCACGCTGCTCTTGTCCAAAGGCTTGCTCTTGCTTGGTGATTATACTGCGTACTACAATCAATACGCTGTTGGATTCTCTGGTGTTCTGTTTGCCATGAAGGTTGTGCTGAACGCCTGGTCAGAAGACTTTGTCTATCTGCATGGGATGGTTATTCCAGCGAAATATGCTGCCTGGGCTGAGTTGATCCTCATTCAGGTTTTCATTCCTGGGACATCCTTTCTTGGCCATCTTAGTGGAATACTTGCTGGATTGGTTTACCTTTGGCTGAAGTGTGCATTAAATGGGCCAGATCCTGTCACTCTTCTGATGTCAAGCATTGCAAAAGTCGTGACCTGGCCAGTAAGATTTGCTCAGAATCTTCTATGGTCTGCCCATTCACAGGGACGCTTTACAGGTCAGGGCAGGGTTGGGCGCCGGCAATCAGCAAGAGATACTCCTCGAGGGTTATGGAGGTGCTCAGCCTGCACCTATGACAATTCAGTTTCCACAGATATATGTGAGATGTGCAGCACTGCACGAGAGGACCATGCTTTTTCGCAGAGACAGGATCATCAAGCTGGAGGTAATGGAGAACTCTCAGTTGATGAGATACGCCGAAGGAGGCTGCAAAGATTTAACAGATGA